Proteins encoded within one genomic window of Psilocybe cubensis strain MGC-MH-2018 chromosome 2, whole genome shotgun sequence:
- a CDS encoding Histone acetyltransferase ESA1 gives MVSQAPTPVDGSPPPITPGGTYTIQTVTVGCKIYIRRPGPTGETEERLAEILSIRDKPSNPYAKNNKVPEADGTPKPEDQWEYFVHWESFNKRLDEWVSGSRLVLSRDLEWPRPKVPVVPKKATPAKKPGKAPRTQNLLKKATSNAALAASPTPAPSTPMVMDDYPPSPSPAPSSLKRKTMHDDEEEEEEEEEEAEEDAEGDDDAEGDMEVDGDGEVETFDLSLSEPAMEAPPLSAFSKEKEIEKLRTSGSMTQSISEIARVKNLNRLQIGRHEVDAWYFSPYPKEYAHLPVLYICEFCLAFFPSPMMFSRHRQRCTMMHPPGNEIYRHEDISFYEIDGKRQLTWCRNLSLLSKCFLDHKTLYYDVTPFMYYVMAKRDSHGCHVIGYFSKEKESAENYNVACILTLPQHQRHGYGKLLIEFSYELSKKEGKLGSPEKPLSDLGLLGYRAYWAETIIDLLLNTPDSELSIDDIAQKTSITHADVMNTCSTLQLFKHYKGQHIICLNNSVLEKHQKTMAKRRRRIHPEHLKWKPPVFTRDQLRFGF, from the exons ATGGTATCACAAGCACCAACACCTGTAGATGGGTCGCCACCCCCAATTACACCGGGTGGAACGTATACTATTCAG ACAGTGACGGTTGGTTGTAAAATCTACATTCGTCGTCCTGGACCGACCGGCGAAACAGAGGAACGGTTGGCTGAAATCCTTTCAATACGCGACAAACCTTCCAACCCATATGCCAAGAACAACAAAGTCCCAGAAGCAGATGGTACTCCTAAGCCAGAGGACCAATGGGAATATTTCGTTCACTGGGAATCCTTCAATAAACGTCTTGACGAGTGGGTTTCCGGTTCGCGCCTTGTCTTGAGTAGGGATCTTGAATGGCCACGCCCCAAGGTTCCGGTTGTGCCCAAGAAAGCGACACCCGCCAAAAAGCCAGGAAAAGCCCCCCGAACTCAGAATTTATTGAAGAAAGCAACATCCAATGCTGCTCTGGCAGCATCCCCCACTCCTGCGCCATCTACTCCTATGGTTATGGATGACTACCCTCCATCTCCCTCACCAGCACCTTCGTCCCTGAAGCGCAAGACTATGCAtgatgacgaagaggaggaagaagaggaagaggaagaagcagaggagGATGCAGAAGGAGATGACGACGCTGAAGGAGATATGGAAGTTGATGGTGATGGGGAGGTGGAGACATTCGACCTCAGCCTTTCAGAGCCTGCTATGGAAGCACCTCCACTATCAGCGTTcagcaaagagaaagaaattgaGAAACTTCGAACGTCGGGTTCAATGACACAGTCGATATCAGAAATTGCCCGAGTCAAAAACCTCAATCGTCTTCAAATAGGTCGCCACGAGGTGGACGCTTGGTACTTTAGCCCGTATCCTAAAGAATACGCCCATCTACCAGTCCTGTACATCTGTGAATTCTGCCTTGCTTTTTTTCCTTCCCCCATGATGTTTTCACGGCATCGACAAAGGTGCACCATGATGCATCCTCCTGGCAATGAAATATACCGTCATGAGGACATATCCTTCTACGAAATTGATGGAAAGCGACAGCTGACCTGGTGTCGAAACTTGAGCCTTCTTTCCAAATGTTTTCTTGATCA CAAAACCCTTTACTACGATGTTACCCCATTTATGTATTATGTTATG GCCAAACGCGATTCGCACGGCTGCCATGTTATTGGTTATTTCtcaaaggaaaaggagtCTGCCGAAAATTACAACGTAGCCTGTATCCTCACACTCCCGCAACATCAAAGACACGGTTATGGCAAACTTTTGATTGAATTTTCATACGAACTCAGcaagaaggaaggaaagcTAGGAAGTCCTGAGAAACCTCTCAGTGATCTTGGACTTCTGGGCTACCGCGCCTACTGGGCAGAAACCATAATCGATCTACTTCTAAATACCCCAGATTCCGAATTGAGCATCGACGATATCGCACAAAAAACTTCCATCACACATGCTGATGTCATGAATAC ATGTTCAACGTTGCAACTTTTCAAGCACTACAAAGGACAGCATATCATTTGCCTTAACAACTCTGTCCTTGAGAAGCACCAGAAGACTATGGCGAAGCGCAGGCGACGAATACACCCCGAACACCTGAAGTGGAAACCTCCTGTTTTCACTCGAGATCAACTACGCTTTGGTTTTTAG
- a CDS encoding Suppressor of hairless protein-like protein (Suppressor of hairless protein homolog) has translation MNDNSAHSPVASRPTLSELSRWDHPDHIHSRDKKMSLDFQQTTAQPPHSIYPPSDLDQPFMHSSENQSSSPTHPHMNGHIQHHSYDQAEAMDGPDHPSYGLFPESNSPTSFTSQRYRTNASSSSSLGHGFGMNSEGIYSHGSFSDSVPSFNGSNGNPYDIITNLSSGKVSPLTPSDSVSNLHHPGGFPPSVAGKDYPPPGYADIHERRLPGIGSNGYHSEYPDSDYAIGVNNGLPFGPSAMQHFNDRLGRFPPDRYTHGSGPVPSHMSNGHGSELMRGVAPHATNSFRESPVSPYDDMHYLSNSHSEMRMHAVDETLARMKLQAHPMMGSNDLQTFIRPFLDQYVRTPNRLAFGERTVIVMSSKVAQKSYGTEKRFLCPPPTAIMIGNSWWTDVIRRGEEPKLCPPRVVVSISGEPAPQEGTIEWTGSSGKSFDVSDPPAGTTYIGRCVGKQLFISDVDEKKKKVEALVKITAPASEDEPERVIGVFPSRPIKVISKPSKKRQSAKNLELCINHGSTISLFHRLRSQTVSTKYLCVSGSGSSFKGSDGAPLMGLDQRSRSTTPSFIARTASWDPFVMYIVDVNKPAGAGLDAPPPPPPQADYPSPPPNAIPFTNNGSQIPIYYNQTVVLQCLTSGVVSPVLIIRKVDHQTTVVGGGLQEGAKGIADHYCSPGEVCGDPVSQLHKIAFEVYDPSKGMPEPGTPGVTGAFLSCMGEKVNTYRPIDGRQWNTANGAGATSPTMPGSPISPTAGPSSANEYFSHPGKVDSAPSSPSATEFMTSNDGGRVMKKKRSNSSAGGITKSVGKGRRRPSSAGSVSSRRGSSSDSGASSGALWQVDIGETSVWTIVGTDQIRYNFYVPPILFDNQHAPQTGSFPIPSKPVTPFPGVVKYLPPDRAAEAPKSNCASSRAVLSKPNPHASKMLTVYGENFSKTDPVSVFFGSEPSPYVEVRCTEVLGCLPPESQIVKRRPIILIRSDGVVFPSNTTYP, from the exons ATGAACGACAATTCTGCACATTCTCCAGTTGCATCTCGTCCAACTCTCTCAGAACTCTCCCGTTGGGACCATCCAGACCATATTCATTCTAGGGACAAGAAGATGTCGCTTGATTTTCAACAGACCACCGCCCAGCCACCCCATAGCATTTATCCTCCGAGCGACCTTGACCAGCCGTTCATGCACAGCTCTGAGAATCAGAGTTCTTCCCCGACCCACCCTCATATGAACGGCCATATTCAGCACCATTCTTATGACCAGGCAGAAGCAATGGACGGTCCTGACCACCCAAGTTACGGTCTATTTCCAGAGTCCAATTCCCCCACTTCCTTCACCTCACAGCGCTACCGCACAAAcgcttcttcctcgtcttccctGGGTCACGGTTTCGGAATGAACTCGGAGGGCATCTATTCACATGGGTCTTTCTCTGATTCTGTTCCCTCTTTCAATGGATCCAATGGCAACCCGTATGATATTATTACCAATCTTAGCAGCGGCAAAGTCTCCCCATTGACACCTTCTGACTCTGTCAGTAACTTGCACCATCCAGGAGGATTTCCTCCTTCTGTAGCCGGTAAGGACTACCCACCTCCAGGCTATGCCGATATCCATGAGCGGAGGCTTCCTGGGATTGGCAGCAATGGATATCATTCTGAATATCCAGACTCGGACTATGCGATTGGCGTAAACAATGGCCTCCCCTTTGGTCCTTCTGCCATGCAACACTTCAACGATCGATTGGGACGCTTCCCCCCGGATCGTTACACCCATGGATCAGGGCCTGTGCCCTCTCATATGTCCAATGGTCATGGCTCCGAACTTATGCGGGGGGTCGCTCCTCATGCAACCAATTCTTTCCGCGAGAGTCCTGTATCGCCCTACGATGATATGCACTATCTTAGCAATTCGCATTCTGAAATGCGCATGCACGCTGTCGACGAGACTTTGGCACGGATGAAGCTTCAGGCCCATCCCATGATGGGTTCCAACGACCTCCAGACATTCATTAG GCCTTTCCTCGACCAATATGTACGAACACCAAATCGTCTGGCATTTGGTGAACGAACTGTGATTGTGATGTCGAGTAAGGTCGCACAGAAGTCCTACGGTACCGAAAAAAG GTTCCTTTGCCCGCCACCCACTGCCATAATGATTGGCAATTCTTGGTGGACAGATGTCATTCGCCGGGGAGAAGAACCAAAATTGTGTCCACCACGAGTAGTAGTTTCCATCTCCGGGGAACCTGCTCCACAAGAGGGCACGATTGAATGGACTGGCTCGTCTGGAAAGTCTTTCGATGTTAGCGATCCTCCTGCTGGTACAACATACATCGGACGTTGTGTCGGCAAACAGCTCTTTATCTCCGACGTcgacgagaagaagaagaaagtggAAGCGCTTGTCAAAATTACCGCTCCCGCATCAGAAGACGAACCTGAGCGAGTAATTGGTGTCTTTCCAAGCCGACCAATCAAAGTCATCAGCAAACCTAGCAAAAAGAGGCAGAGTGCCAAAAATTTGGAAC TTTGCATCAACCATGGTTCGACTATCTCTCTGTTCCATCGTTTGCGCTCGCAAACGGTTTCTACGAAGTATCTGTGCGTTTCGGGTTCGGGATCATCGTTTAAAGGATCAGATGGCGCTCCATTGATGGGTCTCGACCAGCGCTCGCGCTCCACCACTCCATCGTTTATTGCGCGAACGGCCAGCTGGG ACCCCTTTGTCATGTACATCGTTGATGTCAACAAGCCTGCAGGCGCAGGTCTCGATGCGCCGCCACCTCCCCCACCACAAGCCGACTATCCATCACCTCCGCCTAACGCCATTCCGTTCACGAACAATGGTTCACAAATTCCCATATACTATAACCAGACAGTCGTTTTGCAGTGCCTGACCTCGGGAGTTGTTAGTCCCGTGCTCATTATCCGTAAGGTTGATCATCAAACCActgttgttggtggtggtcTGCAAGAAGGTGCGAAGGGTATCGCCGACCATTATTGCTCCCCTGGAGAGGTATGTGGCGACCCAGTGTCCCAACTGCACAAAATTGCCTTTGAGGTCTATGACCCCAGCAAAGGCATGCCCGAGCCCGGCACACCCGGTGTTACTGGCGCCTTCCTGTCCTGCATGGGCGAGAAAGTTAACACGTACCGTCCCATCGATGGTCGTCAATGGAATACTGCGAACGGCGCTGGTGCGACTTCCCCTACAATGCCAGGTTCACCGATATCGCCGACCGCGGGTCCTTCCAGTGCCAACGAATACTTCTCTCATCCTGGCAAAGTTGATAGTGCTCCATCGTCTCCATCTGCGACTGAGTTCATGACTTCTAACGACGGAGGTCGTGTCATGAAGAAAAAACGCTCGAATTCAAGTGCTGGTGGTATCACCAAATCTGTCGGTAAAGGTCGCAGGAGGCCAAGTTCTGCAGGATCCGTCTCTTCTCGTCGTGGATCTTCAAGCGATTCTGGAGCATCCTCAGGTGCACTTTGGCAAGTTGACATTGGCGAAACCAGCGTCTGGACAATAGTTGGCACAG ACCAAATTCGCTACAACTTTTACGTTCCCCCCATTCTCTTCGACAACCAACACGCTCCACAGACCGGTTCTTTCCCTATACCCTCTAAACCTGTAACACCATTCCCCGGCGTCGTGAAATACCTTCCCCCCGATCGTGCTGCAGAGGCACCAAAATCAAATTGTGCATCGTCACGAGCTGTTCTTTCAAAACCCAACCCCCATGCTTCAAAGATGCTCACCGTTTACGGCGAGAACTTCTCCAAGACCGATCCTGTCAGTGTCTTCTTTGGCTCGGAGCCGTCGCCTTACGTCGAGGTTCGCTGCACCGAGGTTCTGGGTTGTCTCCCACCAGAGTCACAGATCGTCAAGCGACGACCGatcatcctcatccgatCGGACGGTGTCGTTTTCCCATCGAACACCACATATCCCTAG
- a CDS encoding Serine/threonine-protein kinase ppk15: MSEPELYMPDTNESFDLPRWQTQVDPLSSSAQAAHTAQASYLYSGPPPPAPSSQRMHSVHQGQTRQQTRISQLLEQEHLTPALSAYTTGGQSQLSRSASLGGSASGNLSSSSRIRRHHQSDDLEGAFNADNQGIAGPRQQPQMSHNSFYPTSVGYQSQSLTGTASVNPANSQNDQYTDMYYNTPSHPPKRLQPGQHDVSPASANRGGRSPLRMPNTPISASPLEQYQSQYSPTTATYSYGNTVDQRTHPTTYQTHSRNHSQVKPESVTPPNNTAYSSQSSNSASYTSGMSINSYPTSYTMDTSSPHPPISSHLNTQNMAMKTSLSNPPTPLSYMHSNTSQSSQYYPQDQSMAIDPPPKRRAPGFRRVRTAHDLQPRLDVTPTGRRMGSDGTYLSPLRQLTTNILDTYRICNPQFRYESTHNPRRVLTKPSKPAHNDGYDNDDYDYILYVNDWLGSDDGHKYLILDILGQGTFGQVVKCQNMKTHEIVAVKVVKNKPAYFNQSMMELNKTCDPNDEHHILRLRDSFIHRSHLCLVFELLSSNLYELIKQNQFQGLSTQLVKVFMAQLLDAMTVLKDARLIHCDLKPENILLKSLQSPQIKVIDFGSACHERQTVYTYIQSRFYRSPEVLLAVELFLGLPLFPGTSEYNQLTRIIEMLGMPPLSMLNTGKQTTQFFDTFEVWNPVLNQNEKKYRLKSIEQYSREHNTNEQPGKQYFKATSLPEIINTAPMPNSKSSRQGHELEKELNNRAAFIDFCQGLLNLNPVTRWTPQQARLHPFITGEKFSKPFVPDGLSVTAHTSASTGSTDPKRPYGGLVPSQPKGTRAYTDAASYNQHLAQHQAYTAQAQSQAANTFRNPYITSQNSQQQHASPSTYNPSSEPSYQPQQQQQQPPPQQPQQHTQYVPNPPPTGHRGLTHQNSTGQLATGGTSTQFASHGSGPNMGSAHLSTNIPANPYIPNSRARANTINQMDTVPPALARLQHMNQDIIGGRNALTPVLNRDDAMREWERRQAGKAAAAQPYPQLELLQQQAEMAASSGLSNWSGGSGPQQRYPPPPSKLSHAYQPQTILVDDDNNTRREAVMSNVRTSGRSEGQNLAYGGSNVISSPPQAYTGNMSTTGNRYPAGFSQNQASSNFDSVDRRGNIADMYVPMQPEQYSSYSGAPPPASATRHAIPPAQTVPPSFYNSSVMQSGPMSATQTRNPFQLGDGSQATSNGSKDVRRGNGGIENWQR, translated from the exons ATGTCCGAACCTGAACTATACATGCCTGACACAAACGAAAGCTTCGATCTTCCCCGTTGGCAAACCCAAGTCgatcctctttcttcttcggcCCAGGCTGCTCACACTGCTCAGGCGTCCTATCTGTATTCAGGCCCGCCTCCACCGGCACCGTCATCGCAACGCATGCACTCTGTACATCAAGGTCAAACACGACAGCAAACCCGGATTTCCCAGTTACTCGAGCAAGAACATCTGACTCCCGCCTTGTCAGCATATACCACGGGAGGACAGAGTCAGTTGTCTCGTAGTGCGTCTTTGGGAGGTTCTGCAAGTGGCAACTTATCGTCGTCTTCTCGTATTCGGCGTCATCATCAGTCTGACGATCTGGAGGGGGCGTTCAACGCCGACAATCAGGGTATAGCAGGGCCCAGGCAGCAGCCCCAAATGTCGCACAATTCATTCTACCCGACAAGTGTTGGATATCAGTCCCAATCGTTAACGGGAACTGCATCCGTCAATCCGGCCAACTCCCAGAATGATCAGTACACCGACATGTATTATAACACTCCATCCCATCCCCCAAAGCGTCTGCAACCAGGACAACACGATGTCTCTCCTGCGTCGGCGAATCGTGGCGGAAGGTCTCCTCTGCGGATGCCGAATACACCTATTTCGGCTTCTCCCCTGGAGCAATATCAATCGCAATATTCGCCCACTACAGCCACATATTCATACGGAAACACGGTTGATCAACGTACACATCCTACGACGTACCAAACTCACAGTCGTAACCATTCTCAAGTCAAACCAGAATCTGTGACCCCTCCAAACAACACTGCATATTCATCTCAGTCGTCAAACAGTGCCAGTTATACATCAGGCATGTCCATAAATTCATACCCAACATCGTACACCATGGATACATCGAGCCCTCATCCCCCAATATCTTCACACTTAAACACTCAAAACATGGCAATGAAGACTTCTCTCTCAAATCCTCCCACTCCTTTATCCTATATGCATTCGAACACCAGTCAAAGCTCGCAATACTACCCACAAGATCAATCAATGGCTATCGATCCTCCTCCAAAAAGAAGGGCGCCTGGTTTTCGCCGAGTGCGAACAGCGCATGACTTGCAACCAAGGCTCGACGTGACGCCCACTGGAAGGCGTATGGGCAGTGATGGAACGTATCTCTCT CCACTGCGCCAACTAACGACTAATATTCTGGACACATATCGCATATGTAACCCTCAATTCCGTTACGAGTCCACGCATAATCCTAGACGTGTTTTGACCAAACCAAGTAAGCCGGCGCACAACGACGGTtacgacaacgacgattaTGATTATATCCTCTATGTTAATGATTGGTTGGGTAGCGATGATGGTCATAA GTATTTGATCCTTGACATTCTAGGGCAAGGTACTTTCGGCCAGGTGGTCAAATGTCAAAATATGAAAACACATGAGATTGTTGCCGTCAAAGTTGTAAAGAATAAGCCTGCTTATTTCAACCAAAGTATGATGGAA CTGAATAAAACATGCGATCCTAATGACGAACATCATATCTTGCGCCTCCGGGATTCGTTTATTCATAGGAGCCACCTTTGCCTTGTCTTTGAACTGCTATCGTCTAATCTATATGAGTTGATTAAGCAGAATCAATTCCAAGGGCTGAGTACACAGCTTGTTAAGGTGTTTATGGCTCAATTGTTGGACGCCATGACGGTGTTGAAAGACGCACGTCTGATACATTGCGACCTCAAGCCTGAAAATATTCTGCTAAAATC ACTCCAATCACCACAAATCAAAGTTATTGACTTCGGTTCTGCTTGTCATGAACGACAAACAGTATATACCTATATTCAGTCCCGATTCTATCGATCACCAGAAGTGTTGTTGG CGGTGGAGCTCTTCTTGGGATTACCCTTGTTTCCTGGGACTAGCGAGTATAACCAATTGACTCGGATCATTGAAATGCTTGG CATGCCACCTTTGAGCATGTTGAATACAGGAAAACAAACAACCCAATTCTTCGACACTTTCGAAGTCTGGAACCCTGTACTCAACCAAAACGAGAAGAAATACCGGTTGAAAAGTATAGAGCAGTACTCACGAGAACATAACACCAACGAACAACCAGGGAAACAATATTTCAAGGCTACTTCATTACCAGAAATCATTAACACTGCACCTATGCCAAATTCCAAATCTTCACGGCAGGGCCATGAATTAGAGAAGG AACTTAACAACCGCGCAGCGTTCATTGATTTTTGTCAAGGCTTGCTAAATCTCAACCCGGTTACGCGATGGACACCCCAACAGGCTCGGCTCCATCCCTTTATTACTGGAGAGAAATTCTCGAAACCCTTTGTA CCGGATGGTTTGTCGGTCACGGCGCATACATCTGCATCAACTGGGTCAACGGATCCCAAACGCCCCTATGGAGGCCTTGTACCATCCCAGCCAAAAGGGACGAGGGCTTACACCGATGCTGCTTCCTACAACCAACACCTTGCCCAACATCAGGCATATACAGCGCAAGCTCAATCTCAGGCTGCGAACACTTTTCGGAACCCCTACATTACATCGCAAAACTCGCAACAGCAACACGCGTCTCCTTCCACTTATAATCCCTCGTCTGAACCCTCATATCAacctcagcagcagcagcagcagcccccACCTCAGCAACCTCAGCAACATACTCAATATGTTCCAAATCCTCCTCCGACAGGACATCGTGGTTTGACCCATCAGAACTCAACCGGACAGCTCGCGACCGGTGGGACAAGTACTCAATTCGCAAGCCATGGAAGTGGCCCGAATATGGGTTCAGCGCATCTCTCCACTAATATACCTGCTAATCCGTATATTCCTAATTCCCGAGCGAGGGCAAACACGATCAACCAAATGGATACAGTCCCGCCAGCTCTTGCGCGGTTACAACATATGAACCAAGATATTATTGGCGGCCGTAATGCTCTCACCCCTGTGCTCAATCGGGACGACGCAATGCGAGAGTGGGAACGTCGACAAGCGGGAaaagctgctgctgcgcaGCCTTATCCTCAATTAGAATTGTTACAACAGCAGGCTGAGATGGCGGCTTCATCTGGTCTATCAAATTGGAGCGGAGGGTCAGGTCCACAGCAACGTTATCCTCCCCCCCCTTCCAAGCTTTCGCATGCTTACCAACCCCAGACTATATTAGTGGACGATGACAACAATACTAGAAGGGAAGCAGTCATGTCGAATGTCAGGACGTCTGGTCGCAGCGAAGGACAAAACCTCGCCTATGGGGGCTCCAACGTCATATCAAGTCCTCCCCAGGCTTATACAGGTAACATGAGTACTACAGGAAATCGTTACCCAGCCGGTTTCAGCCAGAATCAGGCGTCCTCAAATTTTGACTCGGTCGATCGAAGAGGGAACATTGCTGATATGTATGTGCCTATGCAGCCAGAACAGTATTCATCATACTCCGGTGCCCCACCACCTGCCTCTGCTACACGACATGCTATCCCTCCAGCACAAACTGTGCCCCCATCTTTCTATAACTCTTCGGTCATGCAATCGGGTCCGATGAGTGCCACTCAGACACGAAACCCGTTCCAATTGGGTGACGGATCGCAGGCGACGTCTAACGGTTCAAAGGATGTTCGGAGGGGAAATGGGGGAATTGAAAACTGGCAACGATGA
- a CDS encoding Pyridoxal phosphate phosphatase PHOSPHO2, translated as MASPKRQLVVFDFDWSMSDQDTDRWIFEVLAPDLRRKMKTLKDQVQWTDLVGQSLREAFARGITKEQIIHTLQIMPFHPAMVRAVTELKNRGETTFLCLSNANSVFIKTILESKGLSNLFHEIITNPAEWDPSGLLKVSRRVDPSGPQHSCKVGCSPNMCKGEELEAFLSRQGIEYDHIAYVGDGTNDFCPILRLRSQDTIFCRTGRGLQKRIEKEGEQEGLKCNIQYWGGAWEIEEKFSKL; from the exons ATGGCGTCTCCAAAAAGGCAGCTTGTTGTCTTCGATTTCGATTG GTCTATGTCCGATCAGGACACTGATAGATGGATATTTGAAGTCCTTGCTCCCGACCTCCGGCGAAAGATGAAAACCCTGAAAGACCAAGTCCAATGGACTGATTTGGT GGGTCAGTCTCTGCGAGAGGCTTTCGCTCGTGGGATCACGAAGGAACAGATCATACACACACTCCAGATCATGCCCTTC CACCCGGCAATGGTCAGAGCTGTGACCGAATTGAAGAACAGAGGGGAGACAACATTCTTATGCTTGTCCAACGCCAACTCTGTTTTCATCAAGACGATCTTAGAG TCTAAAGGTCTTTCTAATTTGTTCCACGAAATCATAACCAATCCGGCCGAATGGGATCCCTCGGGTTTACTAAAAGTGAGCCGGAGAGTTGATCCCAGCGGCCCGCAACACAGTTGCAAAGTTGGTTGTAGTCCCAACATGTGCAAAG GTGAAGAACTCGAAGCATTCCTTTCCAGACAAGGCATAGAATATGACCACATCGCATATGTTGGTGATGGTACCAACGATTTCTGCCCAATTCTGCGCCTGAGGAG CCAAGATACCATTTTCTGCAGAACCGGCCGAGGTCTGCAGAAACGTATCGAAAAAGAAGGTGAACAAGAAGGGCTGAAATGCAATATCCAGTACTGGGGAGGTGCTTGGGAAATCGAAGAAAAATTCAGCAAGCTCTAA
- a CDS encoding General transcription and DNA repair factor IIH subunit tfb1: MPTTVCTAKASCKKLPGLLELTDTHLQWTQDGKKAPSIRVAYAEASSLFCSKEGAAQVKLKLSLVGDDTGHNFTFTSPPAVAIAEREKFKQELTTIISRNRSASDPFSRPVIPPINASIPLSTAQTPTTQTPRPLPTPSRQPPSRAVSVASDRRATPVIVGNDPASEFRLRKKVLLANPELGQLHRDLVVSGHITEAEFWDGREHLILAQAAAEGQKKGKSGQLVDPRPEAVEGGEIKIRITPQLVHDIFDEYPIVQKAYSENVTSKLTEEQFWKRYFQSKLFNAHRASIRSSAAQHVVKDDPIFDKYLERDDDELEPRRPREEHVEVFVDLAATLEDHEETGNEKDVTMRAGRQKAALPLIRKFNEHSERLLNSALGEIPPAKRRRLDPGEDIYSQIDIDDLHDPEATNGIILEMQDRQRYFEARMSEANQDGSLQKLDPAFVLAKARASVDQWDVKLTQLKIERKQGDAALLAMTQNVANRLDVRSKKNDIPDGLFRQMTSCQTAANEFLRQFWLATYPPAGELQTVAVATPQQRAAKQAKMIGYISKTPERVNALVQVAKQYGIDANRVEIALKPVVQASEHALTFWRNRKPPKPQQ; this comes from the exons ATGCCTACCACGGTGTGCACAGCGAAGGCGTCTTGCAAGAAATTGCCAGGCTTGCTAGAGCTAACAGACACACATCTCCAATGGACACAGGATGGCAAGAAGGCGCCATCTATACGCGTAGCTTACGCTGAGGCGTCAT CTCTTTTCTGTAGCAAGGAGGGTGCTGCACAAGTCAAATTGAAGCTCTCGCTAGTAGGGGATGACACTGGCCACAACTTTACCTTCACGTCCCCGCCGGCTGTCGCGATCGCTGAGCGCGAAAAATTCAAGCAAGAGTTGACAACCATTATAAGTCGCAATAGAAGCGCGTCAGATCCTTTCAGCAGACCTGTCATACCTCCGATTAACGCAAGCATCCCGCTCTCTACAGCTCAGACACCAACAACACAGACACCACGTCCTCTACCCACCCCTTCGCGTCAGCCTCCTTCCAGAGCGGTCTCTGTGGCGAGCGATAGAAGGGCAACACCAGTTATTGTAGGAAATGACCCAGCCAGTGAATTTCGATTGCGCAAGAAGGTTTTATTGGCCAATCCTGAGTTGGGACAATTGCATAGGGATTTGGTTGTAAGTGGTCACATCACGGAAGCGGAATTTTGGGACGGGCGAGAG CATCTAATTCTAGCACAAGCCGCTGCCGAGGGACAAAAGAAGGGGAAATCAGGCCAGCTTGTGGATCCTCGCCCGGAGGCAGTTGAAGGGGGCGAAATTAAGATCCGCATTACACCTCAGCTTGTGCATGACATATTTGACGAGTACCCTATTGTACAAAAAGCTTACAGTGAAAACGTAACCAGCAAA CTCACGGAAGAACAATTCTGGAAACGATATTTTCAATCCAAACTGTTCAATGCCCATCGGGCATCGATTCGTTCATCTGCTGCTCAACATGTTGTCAAAGACGATCCAATCTTCGACAAATATTTGGAAAGAGATGACGATG AATTGGAACCAAGGCGTCCTCGTGAAGAACATGTAGAGGTTTTTGTAGATCTTGCAGCTACACTTGAAGACCATGAAGAA ACGGGAAATGAAAAAGATGTCACAATGAGGGCCGGTAGACAAAAGGCTGCATTACCGCTCATCCGGAAATTCAACGAGCACTCAGAAAGACTTCTAAATTCCGCGTT AGGCGAAATTCCTCCAGCTAAACGAAGGCGACTCGATCCTGGAGAG GATATCTATTCTCAAATCGACATCGATGATTTACATGATCCAGAGGCAACAAATGGTATCATTCTTGAAATGCAAGATAGACAACGGTACTTTGAGGCGAGAATGTCCGAGGCCAACCAAGACGGTTCACTGCAG AAATTGGATCCAGCTTTTGTTCTAGCAAAGGCAAGAGCCAGCGTCGATCAGTGGGATGTAAAACTTACTCAA CTTAAAATTGAACGCAAACAAGGTGATGCCGCTTTGCTTGCCATGACGCAAAATGTGGCAAATCGTCTAGACGTTAGATCGAAGAAAA ATGATATTCCGGATGGTTTATTTAGACAAATGACGTCCTGCCAAACCGCTGCTAATGAATTTTTAAGACAATTCTGGTTGGCAACATACCCACCCGCGGGAGAACTACAGACAGTGGCGGTGGCTACACCGCAGCAAAGAGCTGCCAAGCAAGCAAAAATGATAGGCTATATATCCAAAACTCCCGAAAGAGTAAACGCATTAGTGCAGGTCGCAAAGCAGTATGGCATCGATGCAAATCGTGTAGAGATT GCTCTGAAACCCGTGGTCCAAGCCTCTGAACACGCCCTCACCTTTTGGCGTAATAGAAAGCCCCCTAAACCACAGCAATAA